A single window of Streptomyces aquilus DNA harbors:
- a CDS encoding TetR/AcrR family transcriptional regulator: protein MSEQRRSSNSRGYEMRKRAEDVRRTRQRIVEAAVHLHGTAGPALTSISAIAERAGVTRLTVYRHFPDETALFEACSSHWLSQQRRPRPEAWGAIENPLERLTAGLADIYRFYRAGEQMLTLGMRDQHAVPEPVRAAWEEMTREYVEVLVAGGAEADDPVRRAVIGHAVAFSTWRSLCREQGLTDRDAVEVMVTLAEAVGTDR from the coding sequence TTGAGTGAACAGAGACGTTCGTCGAATTCGCGCGGCTACGAGATGCGCAAACGTGCCGAGGATGTGCGGCGGACACGGCAGCGCATCGTCGAGGCCGCCGTGCATCTTCACGGCACCGCCGGCCCGGCATTGACGAGCATCTCGGCGATCGCCGAGCGCGCCGGGGTCACTCGGCTGACCGTCTACCGGCATTTCCCGGATGAGACGGCGCTGTTCGAGGCGTGCTCCAGTCACTGGCTGTCCCAGCAGAGGCGGCCTCGGCCCGAGGCGTGGGGCGCGATCGAGAATCCCCTGGAGAGGCTGACGGCCGGGCTCGCTGACATCTACCGCTTTTATCGCGCGGGCGAGCAGATGCTGACGCTGGGCATGCGCGACCAGCACGCCGTGCCCGAGCCGGTCCGCGCGGCCTGGGAGGAGATGACCAGGGAGTACGTCGAGGTGCTGGTCGCTGGAGGGGCGGAGGCCGACGACCCCGTCCGGCGGGCGGTCATCGGCCATGCCGTGGCGTTCTCGACGTGGCGTTCCCTGTGCCGGGAGCAGGGCCTCACGGATCGCGACGCGGTCGAGGTCATGGTCACGTTGGCGGAAGCGGTCGGCACCGACCGCTGA
- a CDS encoding glyoxalase encodes MVMATKTSTAAGISLTSVTLEVNDLAAARTFYRAFGVDAYVRLQTSQAPTTGFRGCTVALTVSQPATVDGFVGAAVEAGATVLKAASKSFWGYGGVVQAPDGTIWKIATSAKKDTGPDTRTIDEVVLLLGVEDVKATKQCYVGQGLSVAKSFGGKYVEFAPAGNSPVKLALYKRAALAKDLGVPADGTGSHRIVLGGATDGFTDPDGFVWEAAPPAAKP; translated from the coding sequence ATGGTCATGGCAACCAAGACTTCCACCGCAGCCGGTATCTCCCTCACGTCCGTCACCCTGGAGGTGAACGACCTGGCCGCCGCCCGCACGTTCTACCGCGCTTTCGGCGTGGACGCGTACGTACGCCTCCAGACGTCCCAGGCGCCGACCACCGGGTTCCGCGGCTGCACGGTCGCGCTCACGGTCTCCCAACCGGCCACCGTCGACGGCTTCGTCGGTGCCGCCGTGGAGGCCGGCGCCACCGTGCTGAAGGCCGCCTCGAAATCGTTCTGGGGCTATGGCGGCGTCGTCCAGGCGCCGGACGGCACGATCTGGAAGATCGCGACCTCGGCGAAGAAGGACACCGGACCCGACACCCGCACGATCGACGAAGTGGTCCTTCTCCTCGGCGTCGAGGACGTGAAGGCCACCAAGCAGTGCTACGTCGGTCAGGGCCTGAGCGTGGCGAAGAGCTTCGGCGGCAAGTACGTCGAGTTCGCCCCCGCCGGAAACAGCCCCGTGAAGCTGGCGCTGTACAAGCGTGCGGCCCTGGCCAAGGACCTCGGTGTCCCGGCCGACGGCACCGGCTCCCATCGCATCGTCCTCGGCGGCGCCACCGACGGCTTCACCGACCCGGACGGCTTCGTGTGGGAGGCCGCACCGCCGGCCGCCAAGCCGTGA
- a CDS encoding alpha/beta fold hydrolase, which produces MILSGQRPRRRTVSACLLAAALVAGVGGAVAPVSATTAHPSGPKPTVVLVHGVFADASGWYQTIAALQKAGYPVIAPANPLRDLGGDSAYVSSILDSIDGPVILVGHSYGGEVITNAARGHSNVKALVYVAAFAPDQGESALQLAGKFPGSKLPDALIARDYPLPDGSTGQDGYIDPAKFRDVFAADLPSSRTRLMAAAQRPGSVGGLAGPSGAPAWKDLPSWYVIPTADHVIPAAAQRFMAERAQSRTVEVKGSSHVVMMSHPDIVVRQIQAAHQATR; this is translated from the coding sequence ATGATCCTCAGCGGTCAGCGGCCTCGCCGCCGTACCGTCAGCGCCTGCCTGCTCGCCGCCGCGCTCGTGGCCGGCGTGGGCGGCGCGGTCGCCCCCGTCTCCGCCACCACGGCGCACCCGAGCGGCCCCAAGCCGACCGTCGTGCTCGTCCACGGCGTGTTCGCCGACGCCTCCGGCTGGTACCAGACCATCGCCGCCCTTCAGAAGGCCGGCTACCCGGTCATCGCCCCGGCCAACCCGCTGCGCGACCTGGGCGGCGACTCGGCCTACGTCTCCAGCATCCTCGACAGCATCGACGGCCCGGTCATCCTGGTCGGCCACTCCTACGGCGGCGAGGTCATCACCAACGCCGCCCGCGGCCACAGCAACGTCAAGGCCCTCGTCTACGTCGCCGCGTTCGCCCCCGACCAGGGCGAGAGCGCGCTGCAACTGGCCGGCAAGTTCCCCGGCAGCAAGCTGCCGGACGCGCTGATCGCCCGCGACTACCCGCTACCGGACGGCAGCACGGGCCAGGACGGCTACATCGATCCGGCCAAGTTCCGCGACGTGTTCGCCGCCGACCTGCCCTCTTCCCGGACCCGGCTGATGGCGGCCGCGCAACGTCCCGGCAGCGTGGGCGGGTTGGCCGGCCCGAGCGGCGCACCGGCATGGAAGGACCTGCCGTCCTGGTACGTCATCCCCACCGCGGACCACGTCATCCCGGCCGCCGCGCAGCGCTTCATGGCCGAGCGCGCCCAGAGCCGCACCGTCGAGGTCAAGGGCTCGTCCCACGTCGTGATGATGTCCCACCCCGACATCGTGGTCCGCCAGATCCAGGCTGCCCACCAGGCCACCCGCTGA
- a CDS encoding alpha/beta hydrolase translates to MQPDTIVLVHGFWVTPRAWESWIAHYQDKGFRVIAPPYPGFEAEVEALNADPTPIEAVTVPAIISGLEKVITELDRPPVIMGHSAGGAFTQILLDRGFGAAGVAINSAPTEGVAVVPLSQVRSTFPVLKNPANRHRAVGFDYDHWRYAFTNTFPEEQAHATYERYHIPAPGSIVWGSALANIHPGHTDTYVDYHNAGRAPLLFCSGENDHLMPPKVQQSNAKHYKAEGTVTEVTVFPGRSHLMPAQDGWEEVADHALDWALAHA, encoded by the coding sequence ATGCAACCCGACACCATCGTTCTCGTCCACGGCTTCTGGGTGACACCGCGCGCCTGGGAGAGCTGGATCGCCCACTACCAGGACAAGGGCTTCAGGGTCATCGCGCCGCCTTACCCCGGCTTCGAGGCGGAGGTCGAGGCACTCAACGCCGACCCGACCCCGATCGAGGCCGTGACCGTGCCCGCCATCATCTCCGGCCTGGAGAAGGTCATCACCGAGCTGGACCGGCCGCCCGTCATCATGGGGCACTCCGCCGGCGGCGCGTTCACCCAGATCCTGCTCGACCGCGGCTTCGGCGCGGCCGGAGTGGCGATCAACTCCGCACCCACCGAAGGCGTGGCCGTCGTACCGCTGTCCCAGGTCCGCTCGACCTTCCCGGTGCTGAAGAACCCGGCCAACCGCCACCGCGCCGTCGGCTTCGACTACGACCACTGGCGCTACGCCTTCACCAACACCTTCCCCGAGGAGCAGGCCCACGCCACGTACGAGCGCTACCACATCCCCGCCCCCGGCAGCATCGTCTGGGGCAGCGCCCTGGCCAACATCCACCCCGGCCACACCGACACCTACGTCGACTACCACAACGCGGGCCGGGCGCCGCTGCTGTTCTGCTCGGGAGAGAACGACCACCTCATGCCGCCCAAGGTGCAGCAGTCCAACGCCAAGCACTACAAGGCCGAGGGCACCGTCACCGAGGTCACGGTGTTCCCCGGCCGCTCCCATCTGATGCCCGCCCAGGACGGCTGGGAAGAGGTCGCCGACCACGCCCTGGACTGGGCCCTGGCCCACGCCTGA
- the htpG gene encoding molecular chaperone HtpG, whose protein sequence is MSTETFEFQVEARQLLQLMIHSVYSNKDVFLRELVSNASDALDKLRLAALRDDSLGADLSDLHIQIDVDPEARTLTVRDNGIGMSYDEVGTLIGTIANSGTAALLKELEEAQDEAGAEGLIGRFGIGFYAGFMVADEMTLVTRRLGESGGTRWSSRGEGTYSLEKVEDAPQGTSVTLHLKPADPENQLHDYTSPWKIREIVKRYSDFITWPIRLVPQPGDGEEAAEPETLNSRKALWARSREEVSADEYHELYKHVSHDWRDPLETIRLQAEGTFEYQALLFLPAHAPHDLFTRDFRRGLQLYVRRVLIMDDCEALLPPYLRFVKGVVDAQDLSLNVSREILQQDRHIRMIQRRLTKKVLSSVKEMKANDAEKYATFWREFGAVLKEGLLGDPDNRDAILAVASFASTREGDEPTTLQQYVERMKDGQEHIYYLTGESRQSIENSPHMEVFKARGVEVLLLTDPVDEVWVDAVGEFEGKQLRSVAKGEIELDVQGGDQQDGAREEQDESYAGLLEWMKEQLGEEVKDVRLSTRLTVSPACVVSDAHDLTPALENMYRAMGQEVPVTQRILELNPDHALVRGLRQTYAEQGKDRAELAETAQLLHGLAVLAEGGQPKEPARFVKLVAERLERTLR, encoded by the coding sequence ATGTCCACCGAAACGTTTGAGTTTCAGGTAGAGGCCCGTCAGCTGCTTCAGCTGATGATCCATTCGGTCTACTCGAACAAGGACGTCTTCTTGCGGGAGCTCGTCTCCAACGCCTCGGACGCGCTCGACAAGCTGCGCCTGGCCGCCCTGCGCGACGACAGCCTCGGCGCGGACCTCTCCGACCTGCACATCCAGATCGACGTGGACCCGGAGGCCCGTACGCTCACCGTGCGGGACAACGGTATCGGGATGTCGTACGACGAGGTCGGCACGTTGATCGGCACCATCGCCAACTCCGGTACGGCCGCCCTCCTCAAGGAGCTGGAGGAGGCCCAGGACGAGGCCGGCGCGGAGGGGCTGATCGGCCGGTTCGGCATCGGGTTCTACGCCGGCTTCATGGTGGCCGACGAGATGACCCTGGTGACCCGGCGCCTCGGCGAGAGCGGCGGCACGCGCTGGTCGTCCCGCGGTGAGGGCACGTACTCGCTGGAGAAGGTCGAGGACGCGCCGCAGGGCACGTCCGTGACGCTCCATCTCAAGCCCGCCGACCCCGAGAACCAGCTGCACGACTACACGTCCCCCTGGAAGATCAGGGAGATCGTCAAGCGGTACTCGGACTTCATCACCTGGCCGATCCGTCTCGTCCCGCAGCCCGGTGACGGCGAGGAGGCGGCCGAGCCGGAGACGCTCAACTCGCGCAAGGCCCTGTGGGCGCGCTCGCGCGAGGAGGTCTCGGCGGACGAGTACCACGAGCTGTACAAGCACGTCAGCCACGACTGGCGCGACCCTCTGGAGACGATCCGGCTCCAGGCCGAGGGCACCTTCGAGTACCAGGCACTGCTGTTCCTGCCGGCCCACGCCCCGCACGACCTGTTCACCCGGGACTTCCGGCGCGGTCTGCAGCTCTACGTCCGACGTGTGCTGATCATGGACGACTGCGAGGCGCTGCTGCCGCCGTACCTCCGCTTCGTGAAGGGTGTCGTCGACGCGCAGGACCTGTCGCTCAACGTCTCCCGGGAGATCCTCCAGCAGGACCGCCACATCAGGATGATCCAGCGACGGCTGACCAAGAAGGTCCTGTCGTCGGTCAAGGAGATGAAGGCCAACGACGCCGAGAAGTACGCCACGTTCTGGCGTGAGTTCGGTGCCGTGCTGAAGGAGGGGCTGCTCGGCGACCCGGACAACCGCGACGCCATCCTCGCGGTCGCGTCCTTCGCCAGCACCCGTGAAGGGGACGAGCCGACGACGCTCCAGCAGTATGTGGAGCGGATGAAGGACGGCCAGGAGCACATCTACTACCTGACCGGCGAGTCCCGGCAGAGCATCGAGAACTCCCCGCACATGGAGGTGTTCAAGGCCCGGGGCGTGGAAGTCCTGCTGCTGACCGACCCCGTCGACGAGGTGTGGGTCGACGCCGTGGGCGAGTTCGAGGGCAAGCAACTGCGGTCCGTCGCGAAGGGCGAGATCGAGCTCGACGTGCAGGGCGGCGACCAGCAGGACGGCGCACGTGAGGAGCAGGACGAGAGCTATGCCGGCCTGCTGGAGTGGATGAAGGAGCAGCTGGGGGAGGAGGTCAAGGACGTCCGGCTGTCGACCCGGCTGACCGTCTCACCTGCGTGTGTGGTCTCCGATGCCCACGACCTCACCCCGGCGCTGGAGAACATGTACCGGGCGATGGGCCAGGAGGTGCCGGTCACCCAGCGGATTCTCGAACTCAACCCTGATCACGCGCTCGTCCGTGGCCTGCGGCAGACCTACGCGGAGCAGGGGAAGGACCGGGCGGAGCTCGCCGAGACCGCCCAACTGCTGCACGGACTCGCCGTGCTCGCGGAAGGCGGACAGCCCAAGGAGCCTGCCCGGTTCGTCAAGCTGGTCGCGGAACGGCTGGAGCGCACGCTGCGCTGA
- a CDS encoding EthD family reductase produces the protein MHKLVVLYAEPDDPDHFRDYYVTNHLPLVANWPGVLAWRYSFDVAAVSPGSATKGETPYFAVFEADFADADAMAAARASAHGQRLAADVANYATGGAVVIHYPAQGGTG, from the coding sequence ATGCACAAGTTGGTGGTCCTGTATGCCGAACCCGACGACCCTGACCACTTCCGCGACTACTACGTGACCAACCACCTTCCGCTGGTCGCGAATTGGCCCGGCGTGCTTGCGTGGCGCTACAGCTTCGACGTGGCGGCCGTCTCTCCGGGGTCCGCGACCAAGGGCGAAACGCCGTATTTCGCGGTCTTCGAAGCCGACTTCGCCGACGCCGACGCCATGGCCGCGGCGCGGGCGTCGGCGCACGGCCAGCGCCTGGCCGCCGATGTCGCCAACTACGCCACCGGCGGCGCGGTCGTCATCCACTATCCGGCGCAGGGCGGCACCGGTTGA
- a CDS encoding PhzF family phenazine biosynthesis protein yields MVDACVRRDGRGGSPTAVTDDDPAATDADRRAVAAAAGTSHAAFLGSARAPDGGWPVRFFTAGAELSGCGHGTVAAQAVRLTRTALDELNDHQHTGGRTFDTTAIRRPHGIEVWFDQGLVALRHPAPDERAAIVAALGLTADDPHPTDAPRIAAPGAPRMLVPVRDRSALLRVRPHLGRLAAASRRYGLLGCFVYVPPVDDRPGAARMFAPAIGVDEDVANANSTGCLAAHLLDTTGARTVEIEVEQGDALGRPAGVLASARRGPTGITTRVGGLAVVRDGH; encoded by the coding sequence ATGGTCGATGCGTGCGTACGGCGCGACGGCCGGGGCGGCAGTCCCACGGCCGTCACCGACGACGACCCGGCGGCGACGGACGCGGACCGGCGTGCGGTCGCCGCCGCGGCCGGCACCTCGCACGCGGCGTTCCTCGGCTCGGCGCGGGCGCCGGACGGCGGCTGGCCGGTCCGGTTCTTCACCGCCGGCGCCGAACTGTCCGGCTGCGGCCACGGCACCGTTGCCGCGCAGGCCGTCCGGTTGACCCGCACCGCGCTGGACGAGCTGAACGACCACCAGCACACCGGCGGGCGCACGTTCGACACCACCGCCATCCGCCGCCCCCACGGCATAGAGGTGTGGTTCGACCAAGGCCTCGTCGCACTGCGTCACCCGGCACCGGACGAGCGTGCCGCGATCGTCGCCGCGCTCGGGCTGACCGCGGACGATCCGCATCCGACCGACGCGCCACGGATCGCCGCGCCCGGCGCACCACGCATGCTGGTACCGGTCCGCGACCGGTCGGCGCTGCTCCGGGTCCGCCCCCACCTCGGCAGGCTGGCAGCGGCAAGCCGGCGGTACGGGCTCCTCGGCTGTTTCGTGTACGTACCGCCGGTGGACGACCGACCGGGCGCGGCGCGGATGTTCGCGCCGGCGATCGGTGTCGACGAGGACGTCGCCAACGCCAACAGCACCGGCTGCCTGGCCGCCCACCTGCTCGACACGACAGGAGCGCGGACGGTCGAGATCGAGGTGGAGCAGGGCGACGCCCTCGGCCGACCGGCCGGCGTGCTCGCCTCGGCCCGACGCGGACCGACGGGCATCACGACCCGGGTCGGCGGGTTGGCGGTGGTCCGCGACGGACACTGA
- a CDS encoding helix-turn-helix domain-containing protein, whose translation MLVLDTNDLRVGDRIATFEAVAAGEGGVSSVQEEQDEATTWKRLELWHLGPLTLFHTQGTGMRITRSLRQARRDVMDTVAINIHQQGVGGFAWADHRRRIGPNSATMHHMPAGYEYWWSGLGSTLALMFDTERLGLPEETIRASIPTLEHSPVGRLLINHVLGLHRIADEIDIGPEADALASATVELVRAWVVSVAGDDLTRRAVGRETLLTRVLAYARTHLREPDLTPQRIAWAHNTSVRTLYRLCDDGGVSLEKWIVRRRLEGARADLAAPRHAHRTIDTVARSWGFTNPAFFSRRFRQTYGTTPSRWRRLSQQGRLLLPPDD comes from the coding sequence GTGCTCGTCCTCGACACCAACGACCTGCGGGTCGGTGACCGGATCGCGACCTTCGAGGCGGTGGCCGCCGGTGAAGGCGGCGTCTCCTCCGTCCAGGAGGAGCAGGACGAGGCCACGACCTGGAAACGGCTCGAACTCTGGCACCTCGGCCCGCTCACGCTCTTCCACACCCAGGGCACGGGGATGCGCATCACCCGCTCACTCCGGCAGGCGCGGCGCGATGTGATGGACACCGTCGCGATCAACATCCACCAGCAGGGAGTCGGCGGGTTCGCCTGGGCCGACCATCGCCGGCGCATCGGCCCGAACAGCGCGACCATGCACCACATGCCCGCCGGGTACGAGTACTGGTGGTCCGGCCTCGGCAGCACGCTGGCCCTGATGTTCGACACCGAACGCCTCGGCCTGCCCGAAGAGACGATCCGCGCCTCCATCCCGACGCTCGAGCACAGCCCCGTCGGACGGCTGCTGATCAACCACGTGCTCGGCCTGCACCGCATCGCCGACGAGATCGACATCGGCCCCGAAGCCGACGCCCTCGCCTCCGCCACCGTGGAACTCGTCCGAGCCTGGGTGGTGTCCGTCGCCGGCGACGACCTCACCCGCCGGGCTGTGGGCAGGGAAACCCTCCTCACCCGTGTCCTGGCCTACGCCCGCACCCATCTCAGGGAACCCGACCTCACCCCCCAGCGGATCGCCTGGGCACACAACACCTCCGTGCGGACGCTGTACCGGTTGTGCGACGACGGCGGAGTCAGCCTCGAAAAGTGGATCGTCCGCCGCCGGCTGGAGGGAGCCCGTGCCGACCTGGCAGCCCCCCGGCACGCGCACCGCACGATCGACACCGTCGCCCGCAGCTGGGGTTTCACCAACCCCGCGTTCTTCTCCCGGCGCTTCCGCCAGACCTACGGCACCACCCCCAGCCGGTGGCGAAGACTCTCCCAGCAGGGCCGCCTCCTGCTCCCACCGGACGACTGA
- a CDS encoding MBL fold metallo-hydrolase produces the protein MSDLRLTHIGGPTALIETGGWRLLTDPTFDPPGQRYRFGWGTASHKSAGPALAASDLPPIDAVLLSHDQHGDNLDRTGRDVLRTAPTVLTTPAGARRLGRGAHGLAPWTVTRLHAPGRPTLTVTATPARHGPPLSRPLTGHVTGFALTWEGQQHGALWISGDTVLYGGAREVARRLAVGTALLHVGGVRFPITGPVRYTMTAAQAVHLCRLLRPRTAIPVHYEGWHHFHEGRDAIERELARAPADVRDRFRWLPTGTATDITA, from the coding sequence ATGAGCGACCTGCGGCTCACCCACATCGGCGGTCCCACCGCCCTCATCGAGACGGGCGGTTGGCGGCTGTTGACCGACCCCACCTTCGACCCGCCCGGACAGCGCTACCGCTTCGGCTGGGGCACCGCCTCCCACAAGTCCGCCGGCCCCGCCCTCGCCGCCTCCGACCTGCCGCCGATCGACGCCGTCCTGCTCAGCCACGACCAGCACGGCGACAACCTCGACCGCACCGGACGCGACGTCCTGCGTACCGCCCCGACCGTCCTGACCACCCCGGCCGGCGCCCGCCGCCTCGGCCGGGGGGCTCACGGCCTCGCCCCGTGGACCGTGACCCGCCTGCACGCGCCGGGCCGCCCCACCCTGACCGTCACCGCCACCCCGGCCCGCCACGGCCCGCCCCTGTCCCGGCCGCTGACCGGACACGTCACCGGCTTCGCCCTCACCTGGGAGGGCCAGCAGCACGGCGCCCTGTGGATCTCCGGGGACACGGTCCTGTACGGCGGCGCGCGCGAGGTGGCCAGGCGCCTGGCCGTGGGCACCGCCCTGCTGCATGTAGGCGGTGTGCGCTTCCCGATCACCGGACCGGTCCGCTACACCATGACCGCCGCCCAGGCCGTCCACCTGTGCCGCCTGCTGCGCCCCCGCACCGCCATCCCCGTCCACTACGAGGGCTGGCACCACTTCCACGAAGGCCGCGACGCCATCGAGCGAGAGCTCGCCCGCGCACCCGCGGACGTCCGCGACCGCTTCCGCTGGCTACCCACCGGAACAGCCACGGACATCACCGCCTGA
- a CDS encoding DUF4097 family beta strand repeat-containing protein produces MKLTPQRHLMPTTLLLLLALPFAASCDGGGTGASRADNALRAAASGDEVLISTDNGLRLRPADGDRVTVDDRIDGHWSHHGDRWTLDLDCADRDGHGCPRMPYVKIPDGSKITVTARNAGVDVVDVAAALDVTTVNGDVTVTHSGQQDAPSRLSTRNGSVRATSLEADRLHASTVNGDVVMQCAAAPASVTARTVNGSVDVTVPRGAPAYRVTMSTDNGRTTTDVHAQNADRNRRMTLSTINGDVTARRD; encoded by the coding sequence ATGAAGCTGACGCCCCAACGGCACCTCATGCCTACGACGTTGTTGCTGCTGCTGGCCCTGCCGTTCGCGGCGTCCTGCGACGGCGGCGGCACCGGCGCCTCCCGGGCCGACAACGCGCTGCGTGCGGCCGCGTCCGGGGACGAAGTGCTGATCAGCACCGACAACGGACTGCGGCTGCGCCCGGCCGACGGCGACCGCGTCACCGTGGACGACCGGATCGACGGGCACTGGTCCCACCACGGCGACCGCTGGACCCTGGATCTGGACTGCGCCGACCGCGACGGCCACGGCTGTCCACGGATGCCGTACGTCAAGATCCCTGACGGCTCGAAGATCACCGTCACCGCCCGCAACGCCGGCGTCGACGTGGTGGACGTCGCCGCCGCGCTGGACGTCACGACCGTCAACGGGGACGTGACGGTGACCCACTCCGGTCAGCAGGACGCCCCGTCGCGGCTGTCCACCCGCAATGGTTCGGTGCGCGCGACGTCCCTTGAGGCCGACCGGCTGCACGCGAGCACCGTCAACGGTGACGTGGTGATGCAGTGCGCTGCCGCGCCCGCGAGCGTGACCGCGAGGACCGTCAACGGCTCGGTCGACGTCACCGTCCCCCGCGGTGCCCCGGCCTACCGCGTCACGATGAGTACCGACAACGGGCGCACGACGACCGATGTCCACGCTCAGAACGCTGACCGAAACCGCCGGATGACGCTGTCCACGATCAACGGTGACGTCACGGCCCGCCGGGACTGA
- a CDS encoding winged helix-turn-helix transcriptional regulator produces the protein MAALDLFGRRWALRILWELRAGPLGARALLARCEGLSSSVLYQRLRELVASGIIAPSADGYELTPLGTALRDALRPLDEWASVWAKEQERDDQQPTET, from the coding sequence ATGGCCGCGTTGGACCTGTTCGGCCGCAGGTGGGCGCTGCGCATTCTCTGGGAACTGCGTGCGGGGCCGCTCGGCGCCCGCGCGCTGCTGGCACGGTGCGAAGGACTGTCGTCCAGCGTCCTCTACCAGCGGCTCCGCGAACTCGTGGCGAGCGGGATCATCGCGCCCTCGGCCGATGGCTACGAGCTGACCCCGCTGGGGACAGCCCTCCGTGATGCCCTCCGTCCGCTCGACGAATGGGCGAGCGTGTGGGCGAAGGAGCAGGAACGCGACGATCAGCAGCCCACGGAGACGTGA
- a CDS encoding alpha/beta fold hydrolase: MPYVTASDDARIHYKDWGTGRPVVLSHGWPLNSDSWEAQQLFLAGHGYRVIAHDRRGHGRSTQTWNGNEMDTYADDLATLIDTLDLRDATLVGFSTGGGEVARYVGRHGTARVAQVVLVSAVPPFMLRTDDNPGGVPIETFDAIRAGSLADRSQLYHDLADGPFFGNNRPGADVSPGIREAFWLQSMQAGHRAAYECIAAFSATDFRTDLDAIDVPTLVIHGDDDQVVPFEVGGKASAARIKNATLKVYPGAPHGITDTHKEQLGADLLEFLNS; the protein is encoded by the coding sequence ATGCCCTACGTCACCGCATCCGACGACGCCCGGATCCACTACAAGGACTGGGGAACGGGTCGCCCGGTCGTCCTCAGCCACGGCTGGCCGCTGAACTCCGACAGCTGGGAGGCCCAGCAGCTGTTCCTGGCCGGCCACGGCTACCGCGTCATCGCGCACGACCGGCGCGGCCACGGCCGCTCCACCCAGACGTGGAACGGCAACGAGATGGACACCTACGCCGACGACCTGGCCACGCTCATCGACACCCTGGACCTGCGTGACGCCACCCTGGTCGGGTTCTCCACCGGTGGCGGCGAGGTCGCCCGCTATGTCGGCCGCCACGGCACCGCCCGGGTCGCCCAGGTCGTGCTCGTCTCCGCGGTCCCACCGTTCATGCTCCGGACCGACGACAACCCCGGCGGCGTCCCGATCGAGACCTTCGACGCGATCCGGGCCGGATCGCTCGCCGACCGCTCGCAGCTGTACCACGACCTGGCCGACGGGCCGTTCTTCGGCAACAACCGGCCCGGCGCCGACGTCTCCCCGGGCATCCGCGAGGCGTTCTGGCTCCAGAGCATGCAGGCCGGGCACCGGGCCGCCTACGAGTGCATCGCGGCCTTCTCCGCGACCGACTTCCGCACCGACCTGGACGCCATCGACGTCCCCACGCTGGTCATCCACGGCGACGACGACCAGGTCGTGCCCTTCGAGGTCGGGGGCAAGGCGTCGGCGGCCCGCATCAAGAACGCGACGCTGAAGGTCTACCCGGGCGCCCCGCACGGCATCACCGACACCCACAAAGAGCAGCTCGGCGCCGATCTGCTGGAGTTCCTCAATTCCTGA
- a CDS encoding cupin domain-containing protein yields the protein MTESPAPPLTVVRPGEGAEGFLGSIGVAFKLWGADTGGALSVVEHPFPVGALVPPHLHTREDEYSIVTEGEIGFRSGDRETVLGPGGYITKPRGELHAMWNAGPVPARMIEIISPAGFEHCFREIADMLADGPPPTEDAVAVLAAKYGLEFGRPAWLPDVIARFDLTPPPGV from the coding sequence ATGACAGAGTCGCCGGCCCCACCGCTCACTGTCGTCCGTCCAGGCGAGGGGGCCGAGGGCTTCCTCGGTTCCATCGGCGTCGCCTTCAAGCTGTGGGGTGCCGATACCGGTGGAGCGCTCTCCGTCGTCGAGCACCCGTTCCCCGTCGGGGCGTTGGTGCCGCCGCACCTGCACACCCGGGAGGACGAGTACTCGATCGTCACCGAGGGCGAGATCGGTTTCCGTTCCGGCGACCGTGAAACCGTCCTGGGGCCCGGTGGCTACATCACCAAGCCACGTGGAGAGCTGCACGCGATGTGGAACGCGGGCCCCGTTCCGGCCCGCATGATCGAGATCATCAGTCCGGCCGGATTCGAGCACTGCTTCCGCGAGATCGCCGACATGCTCGCCGACGGACCGCCGCCGACCGAGGATGCGGTGGCGGTGCTCGCAGCCAAGTACGGGCTCGAGTTCGGGCGGCCCGCCTGGCTGCCGGACGTCATCGCACGCTTCGACCTCACGCCGCCGCCCGGCGTCTGA